The following coding sequences are from one Ursus arctos isolate Adak ecotype North America unplaced genomic scaffold, UrsArc2.0 scaffold_23, whole genome shotgun sequence window:
- the LOC113246528 gene encoding olfactory receptor 4P4-like, protein MESQRNISEFILLGLSYNQNTQIFCFVFFLFCYVSILAGNLLILVSIRCSDLFYQPMYYFLSHLSFMDICYTSCVTPKLIGDLLLARKTISYDNCMLQVFSLHFLGMIEIFILTVMAFDRYAAICRPLHYLLIMNRTRCHLLVLAAWAGGAIHSFSQFSMIILLPFCGPNEINHYYCDIFPLLKVACTDIYITGVLVVANSGMVALVTFVLLFGSYIVILFSLRNHSAEGRHKALSTCGSHITVVILFFGPSIFAYLRPPTTFPEDKIFALFYTIIAPMFNPLIYTLRNTEMKKAMRRVWCQRIFSEEKHN, encoded by the coding sequence ATGGAAAGTCAGAGGAACATCTCAGAATTTATCCTTTTGGGACTTTCATATAACCAGAATACacaaatattttgctttgttttcttcttattttgttatgtttCCATCTTGGCGGGAAATCTCCTAATTCTTGTCTCCATTCGATGCAGTGACCTTTTTTACCAACCGATGTACTATTTCCTCAGCCACTTATCCTTTATGGACATTTGCTACACCTCCTGCGTGACCCCCAAACTGATTGGTGACCTGCTATTGGCTAGAAAAACCATCTCTTATGATAACTGCATGTTACAGGTCTTTTCCTTGCACTTCTTGGGAATGATTGAAATCTTCATCCTTACAGTCATGGCCTTTGATCGCTATGCTGCCATCTGCAGACCTCTCCACTACCTGCTTATCATGAACAGGACAAGGTGCCATCTCCTAGTCTTGGCTGCTTGGGCTGGTGGGGCCATccattctttttctcagttttctatgATAATCTTGTTGCCCTTCTGTGGCCCCAATGAAATCAATCACTACTATTGTGATATTTTCCCTTTGCTGAAAGTCGCCTGCACCGATATCTACATCACCGGGGTCCTTGTGGTTGCCAATTCAGGAATGGTCGCTTTAGTAACCTTTGTTCTCTTGTTTGGGTcttatattgttatattattcAGTTTAAGAAATCACTCAGCTGAGGGAAGACACAAAGCCCTCTCCACCTGTGGGTCTCATATCACtgtggtcattttattttttgggccTTCGATCTTTGCCTACCTTCGACCTCCTACCACTTTCCCTGAggacaaaatatttgctttattttataccATCATTGCTCCTATGTTCAATCCCCTAATCTATACTCTGAGAAATACAGAGATGAAAAAAGCCATGAGAAGGGTTTGGTGTCAAAGgatattttcagaagaaaaacacaattgA